A genome region from Pseudomonas sp. S06B 330 includes the following:
- the cbiB gene encoding adenosylcobinamide-phosphate synthase CbiB, with product MSVALLTVAGVALDALWGEPQRRHPLVAFGRFAGRLEQRFNAAGRGWRSHGVTAWFLAVIPLTLLATLLSWLPYIGWLVDVLLLYCALGLRSLGEHVRPVAEALGRADLEEARRRVGFLVSRETRELDETAVARAATESVLENGSDAVFAALFWFIVAGAPGVVLYRLSNTLDAMWGYRNERFERFGWAAARIDDLLNYIPARLVALTYALLGKTRLALSCWRRQAPLWDSPNAGPVMAAGAGALGVELGGPAVYHGERHERPQLGEGPAADADAIERGWRLVCQGVWLWLLLLCLGAEFYA from the coding sequence ATGAGTGTGGCGTTGCTGACGGTTGCCGGGGTGGCGCTTGATGCGCTGTGGGGGGAGCCCCAGCGGCGCCATCCACTGGTTGCCTTCGGCCGTTTTGCCGGGCGCCTGGAGCAGCGCTTCAATGCTGCCGGTCGTGGTTGGCGCAGCCATGGTGTAACCGCCTGGTTCCTGGCGGTGATTCCGTTGACCTTGTTGGCCACCTTGTTGTCCTGGTTGCCCTACATCGGTTGGCTGGTGGACGTCCTGCTCTTGTACTGCGCCTTGGGCCTGCGCAGTCTGGGGGAGCACGTGCGACCGGTGGCTGAGGCCCTGGGTCGCGCCGACCTGGAAGAAGCACGTCGCCGTGTGGGCTTTCTGGTCAGCCGTGAAACTCGTGAACTGGACGAGACCGCTGTGGCACGCGCTGCCACCGAGTCGGTGCTGGAGAATGGCAGCGATGCGGTGTTTGCCGCATTGTTCTGGTTTATCGTCGCCGGTGCGCCGGGGGTGGTGCTCTATCGCTTGAGCAATACCCTGGATGCGATGTGGGGCTATCGCAATGAGCGCTTCGAGCGATTTGGTTGGGCGGCAGCGCGTATCGACGACCTGCTCAACTATATTCCTGCCCGTCTGGTAGCACTGACATACGCACTGCTCGGCAAGACCCGCCTGGCGCTCAGTTGCTGGCGTCGCCAGGCGCCGCTGTGGGACAGCCCTAATGCAGGGCCGGTGATGGCGGCCGGGGCGGGGGCCTTGGGCGTGGAACTCGGTGGCCCGGCGGTGTATCACGGTGAACGGCACGAGCGCCCGCAACTGGGCGAAGGTCCGGCGGCGGACGCTGACGCCATCGAACGTGGCTGGCGCCTGGTGTGCCAAGGTGTGTGGTTGTGGTTGCTACTGTTGTGCCTGGGGGCTGAATTCTATGCTTGA
- a CDS encoding cobyrinate a,c-diamide synthase: protein MSDTRHCPAVLIAAPASGQGKTTVTAALARLHRNLGRKVRVFKCGPDFLDPMILERASGAPVYQLDLWMVGEQESRRLLWEAAGEADLILIEGVMGLFDGTPSSADLARHFNVPVLAVIDGTAMAQTFGALALGLARYQADLPFAGVLANRVGTLRHAQLLEGSLTQGLRWYGGLSRETGIELPSRHLGLVQASELNDLDVRLDAAAAALGASCESSLPPPVAFAAPCVEVIEPLLSGVTIAVARDEAFAFTYGANLDLLQAMGAELKFFSPLHDRTLPPADSLYLPGGYPELHHQALAANTSMLSAIRAHHHVGKPLLAECGGMLYLLEALTDVAGERAELLGLLEGEAVMQKRLAALALQAVELPEGTLHGHTYHHSLTTTAREPIARGHSPNGGRGAEAVYRCGRLTASYVHFYFASNPQAAAALLAP from the coding sequence ATGAGTGACACGCGCCACTGCCCGGCGGTGCTGATTGCCGCCCCGGCCTCGGGCCAGGGCAAGACCACGGTGACGGCGGCGCTGGCGCGGCTGCACCGCAACCTCGGGCGTAAGGTGCGGGTGTTCAAGTGCGGCCCGGATTTTCTTGATCCGATGATCCTTGAACGAGCCAGTGGTGCGCCGGTGTACCAGCTCGACCTGTGGATGGTGGGGGAGCAGGAAAGCCGACGTTTGTTGTGGGAAGCGGCGGGCGAAGCCGATCTGATCCTGATCGAAGGGGTCATGGGGTTGTTCGACGGTACACCGTCGAGTGCCGATCTGGCCCGGCATTTTAATGTGCCGGTGCTGGCGGTGATCGACGGCACCGCCATGGCTCAGACGTTCGGTGCTCTGGCCTTGGGGCTGGCGCGTTATCAAGCGGACCTGCCGTTTGCCGGGGTACTGGCGAACCGCGTCGGTACCCTGCGTCACGCCCAATTGCTCGAAGGCAGCCTGACGCAAGGGCTGCGCTGGTACGGCGGTCTGTCGCGAGAAACCGGTATTGAGCTACCGAGTCGCCACTTGGGACTGGTTCAGGCCAGTGAACTCAATGACCTGGATGTTCGCCTGGATGCCGCAGCGGCAGCCCTGGGGGCCAGTTGTGAGTCGTCCTTGCCGCCACCCGTAGCGTTCGCTGCGCCGTGTGTCGAGGTCATCGAACCTTTACTTAGTGGGGTTACGATCGCAGTGGCTCGGGATGAAGCCTTCGCCTTCACCTATGGTGCCAACCTCGACTTGTTGCAGGCCATGGGTGCTGAGCTGAAGTTTTTCTCGCCGTTGCATGACCGTACCTTGCCGCCAGCGGACAGCTTGTACCTGCCGGGCGGCTACCCGGAACTGCATCACCAGGCACTGGCCGCTAACACCTCGATGCTCAGCGCTATCCGCGCTCATCACCATGTCGGCAAACCCCTGCTCGCCGAATGTGGCGGCATGCTCTACTTGCTCGAAGCCCTGACGGATGTCGCCGGCGAGCGCGCCGAATTGCTGGGCTTGCTCGAAGGTGAGGCCGTGATGCAAAAACGTTTGGCAGCCTTGGCCTTGCAAGCCGTGGAACTGCCTGAGGGCACCTTGCACGGGCACACCTACCACCATTCGCTGACCACCACTGCACGTGAGCCGATTGCCCGTGGCCATAGTCCCAACGGTGGACGTGGCGCTGAAGCGGTCTATCGTTGCGGGCGCCTGACCGCCTCCTATGTGCATTTCTACTTTGCCTCCAACCCCCAGGCGGCGGCGGCGCTGTTAGCCCCATGA
- the bluB gene encoding 5,6-dimethylbenzimidazole synthase has protein sequence MSDQAFTDAERAAVYRAIAERRDMRHFVKGEVAPEQLARLLEAAHQGPSVGLMQPWRFIRITDGDLRQRIQGLVEAERVRTAEALGERSDEFMKLKVEGISDCAEVLVAALMDDRDKHIFGRRTLPEMDLASLSCAIQNLWLAARAEGLGMGWVSLFEPQALAELLGMPVGAKAVAILCLGPVQAFYPAPMLVLEGWATARPLSDMVFENQWGES, from the coding sequence ATGAGCGACCAGGCTTTCACGGACGCCGAACGCGCGGCGGTATACCGGGCTATCGCCGAGCGTCGCGACATGCGTCACTTCGTCAAGGGTGAGGTGGCGCCCGAACAGTTGGCGCGTCTGCTGGAAGCGGCGCATCAGGGGCCCAGTGTCGGCCTGATGCAGCCGTGGCGCTTTATCCGCATCACCGATGGCGATCTGCGTCAACGCATCCAGGGCTTGGTGGAAGCTGAGCGGGTGCGCACCGCAGAGGCGCTCGGTGAGCGCTCTGATGAGTTCATGAAACTTAAGGTTGAAGGCATCAGCGACTGTGCCGAAGTGCTGGTGGCGGCCTTGATGGATGATCGCGACAAACATATTTTCGGTCGCCGGACCTTGCCGGAGATGGACCTGGCCTCGTTGTCCTGCGCGATCCAGAACCTCTGGCTGGCAGCACGTGCCGAAGGCTTGGGGATGGGCTGGGTATCGCTGTTCGAACCGCAGGCACTGGCCGAGCTGCTGGGCATGCCGGTCGGGGCCAAAGCCGTGGCAATTCTGTGCCTAGGCCCGGTCCAGGCGTTCTATCCGGCGCCGATGCTGGTCCTTGAAGGGTGGGCCACGGCGCGCCCCTTGAGCGACATGGTGTTTGAAAACCAGTGGGGAGAATCTTGA
- a CDS encoding AI-2E family transporter, with translation MTDMRRWVWLGVALLCAALLYWLHPILSPFLVGILLAYLADPLVDRLERAGLSRTWGVVLVFTLFTLLFTLLLLVLVPMLAKQLVRLYELAPQMLDWLQHGALPWVQTRLGLAEGFWKFDKIKAAISGHMGQTSDIVGVILSRATASGLALLGWLANLVLIPVVSFYLLRDWDLMMAKIRGLLPRQREERLVALAGECHEVLGAFVRGQLLVMLALGVIYASGLMLVGLELGLLIGLLAGLAAIVPYMGFIIGIGAAMVAGLFQFGGDPYPLLAIAAVFMVGQALEGMVLTPLLVGDRIGLHPVAVIFAILAGGELFGFTGVLLALPVAAVIMVLLRHVHDLYKESGMYGGEIDPDL, from the coding sequence ATGACTGATATGCGTCGCTGGGTGTGGCTTGGCGTAGCGTTACTGTGCGCCGCCTTGCTGTACTGGCTGCACCCGATTCTTTCACCGTTTCTAGTGGGCATCCTCCTGGCCTACCTGGCCGATCCCCTGGTAGATCGTCTGGAGCGTGCCGGGCTGTCCCGCACCTGGGGCGTGGTGTTGGTGTTCACCTTGTTTACCCTGCTGTTTACCTTGTTGTTGCTGGTGCTGGTGCCGATGCTGGCCAAGCAGCTGGTGCGTCTCTACGAGCTGGCACCGCAAATGCTCGACTGGTTGCAGCATGGCGCCTTGCCCTGGGTGCAGACCCGTCTTGGGCTGGCCGAAGGCTTCTGGAAGTTCGACAAGATCAAAGCGGCCATCAGTGGTCACATGGGGCAGACCAGCGACATCGTCGGTGTCATTCTGTCGCGGGCTACAGCGTCGGGGCTGGCGCTGCTCGGTTGGTTGGCCAACCTGGTGCTGATCCCGGTGGTGAGCTTCTATCTGTTGCGCGACTGGGACCTGATGATGGCCAAGATCCGCGGCCTGCTGCCACGCCAACGCGAGGAGCGGCTGGTGGCGCTGGCGGGAGAGTGCCACGAAGTGCTCGGTGCTTTCGTCCGTGGCCAGTTGCTGGTGATGCTGGCGCTGGGGGTGATCTATGCGTCCGGCTTGATGCTGGTCGGCCTTGAACTGGGTCTGTTGATTGGCTTGCTCGCGGGGCTGGCAGCCATCGTGCCGTACATGGGCTTCATTATCGGTATTGGCGCCGCAATGGTGGCCGGGCTGTTCCAGTTTGGCGGTGATCCTTATCCGCTGCTGGCGATTGCCGCGGTGTTCATGGTCGGCCAAGCCCTGGAAGGCATGGTCCTGACGCCCTTGCTGGTCGGAGACCGTATTGGTCTGCACCCGGTGGCGGTGATTTTCGCCATTCTCGCCGGGGGTGAGTTGTTCGGTTTCACCGGTGTTCTCCTGGCTCTACCAGTGGCCGCGGTGATCATGGTGCTGTTGCGTCACGTCCACGATCTCTATAAAGAGTCGGGTATGTATGGCGGGGAGATTGATCCGGATCTCTAG
- the cobO gene encoding cob(I)yrinic acid a,c-diamide adenosyltransferase, with amino-acid sequence MTESTERDQRHLARMQRKKAIIDERIANAPSECGLLLVLSGNGKGKSSSAFGMLARAMGHGMQCGVVQFIKGRNSTGEELFFRRFPEQVRYHVMGEGFTWETQDRQRDIAAAEAAWAVSRQLLQDPSITFVVLDELNIALKHGYLDLDQVLSDLQARPPMQHVIVTGRGAKDEMIELADTVTEMGMIKHAFQAGIRAQKGVEL; translated from the coding sequence ATGACTGAATCCACCGAGCGTGACCAGCGCCACCTGGCTCGTATGCAGCGCAAGAAGGCGATAATCGACGAGCGCATTGCCAACGCTCCGAGCGAATGCGGCTTGTTGCTGGTACTCAGCGGTAACGGCAAAGGCAAGAGCAGCTCTGCTTTCGGCATGCTGGCCCGGGCCATGGGCCATGGCATGCAATGTGGCGTGGTGCAGTTCATCAAAGGCCGTAACAGCACCGGTGAAGAATTGTTCTTCCGACGCTTTCCCGAGCAGGTGCGCTATCACGTGATGGGCGAGGGCTTCACCTGGGAAACCCAGGACCGCCAGCGCGACATCGCTGCTGCCGAAGCAGCCTGGGCGGTATCGCGCCAGTTGCTGCAGGACCCCAGCATCACCTTCGTCGTCCTTGATGAACTGAACATCGCCCTCAAGCACGGCTACCTCGACCTGGACCAGGTGCTCAGCGACCTGCAGGCGCGTCCGCCGATGCAGCATGTGATTGTCACCGGTCGCGGTGCCAAGGATGAAATGATCGAACTGGCCGATACCGTCACTGAGATGGGCATGATCAAACATGCCTTCCAGGCTGGCATCCGCGCCCAGAAGGGCGTTGAACTATGA
- a CDS encoding PQQ-dependent sugar dehydrogenase: MGKAPTVLLLAISAGLSGCGESARLQVSDGFGPSPQLPEPNKTLIPTVNIAPAVGWPQGRTPVAAPGTQVAAFADGLDHPRWLYVLPNGDVLVAETNAPPKPEDGKGIRGWVMGKVMKRAGAGVPSPNRISLLRDSDHDGVAETRTTFIENLNSPFGMTLVGNDFYVADTDRLLRFRYEPGATSITTPAAVVAELPGGPLNHHWTKNVIASRDGKKLYVTVGSNSNVGENGMDQEKGRAAIWEVDPASGQQRLFASGLRNPNGMAWEPHTGQLWTAVNERDEIGSDLVPDYITSVKDGGFYGWPYSYYGQHVDQRVSPQDPQLVAKAITPDYAVGPHTASLGLTFAEPGVLPPPFELGAFIGQHGSWNRKPHSGYKVIFVPFSTAGKPAGKPIDVLTGFLTEEGKAMGRPVGVINDQRGGVLVADDVGNTIWRVSKAR; encoded by the coding sequence ATGGGCAAGGCACCGACTGTACTGCTGCTGGCAATAAGTGCGGGACTGAGCGGCTGCGGCGAAAGTGCCCGCCTGCAAGTGAGCGATGGCTTTGGCCCGTCACCGCAACTGCCGGAACCGAACAAGACCTTGATCCCGACCGTCAACATCGCCCCCGCCGTCGGCTGGCCACAAGGCCGCACGCCGGTCGCGGCGCCTGGCACGCAGGTCGCCGCGTTCGCCGACGGCCTGGACCATCCGCGCTGGCTCTATGTGCTGCCCAATGGCGACGTACTGGTCGCCGAAACCAATGCGCCGCCCAAGCCTGAAGACGGCAAAGGCATTCGTGGCTGGGTCATGGGCAAGGTGATGAAACGTGCTGGTGCCGGGGTCCCCAGCCCTAATCGCATCAGCCTGTTGCGCGACAGTGATCACGACGGTGTGGCCGAAACCCGCACAACCTTTATCGAAAACCTCAATTCACCGTTTGGCATGACCCTGGTCGGCAATGACTTCTACGTAGCCGATACCGACCGCCTGCTGCGCTTTCGCTATGAACCCGGGGCCACCTCGATCACCACACCTGCGGCGGTGGTCGCCGAGTTGCCTGGCGGCCCGTTGAATCATCACTGGACCAAGAACGTCATTGCCAGCCGTGACGGCAAGAAGCTTTACGTCACCGTCGGCTCTAACAGCAATGTCGGCGAAAACGGCATGGACCAGGAAAAAGGCCGCGCCGCGATCTGGGAAGTCGACCCCGCCAGTGGCCAGCAGCGCCTGTTTGCCTCGGGCCTGCGCAACCCCAACGGTATGGCCTGGGAGCCGCATACCGGGCAACTGTGGACGGCGGTGAATGAGCGCGACGAGATCGGCAGTGATCTGGTGCCTGACTACATTACCTCGGTCAAGGACGGCGGCTTTTACGGCTGGCCCTACAGCTATTACGGCCAGCACGTCGATCAACGAGTCAGCCCGCAGGATCCGCAGTTGGTCGCCAAGGCCATTACCCCCGACTACGCGGTGGGACCGCATACTGCCTCGCTGGGTCTTACCTTTGCTGAGCCCGGCGTACTGCCGCCGCCGTTCGAGCTGGGTGCATTCATTGGCCAGCACGGCTCCTGGAACCGCAAGCCACACAGCGGCTACAAGGTCATTTTTGTGCCGTTCAGTACGGCGGGTAAACCGGCGGGCAAGCCGATCGACGTGCTCACCGGGTTTCTCACTGAAGAAGGCAAGGCCATGGGGCGCCCCGTCGGAGTGATCAATGATCAGCGCGGGGGGGTATTGGTGGCGGACGATGTCGGTAACACGATCTGGCGGGTGAGCAAGGCCAGGTAA
- a CDS encoding C40 family peptidase, whose protein sequence is MAMKARFALFSLLALLGACSSHAPTPPKVVEPAVMAPQVYFSPVAEDVLFRALGLVGTPYQWGGNTPDSGFDCSGLIGYVYRDAAGVALPRTTREMIGIRAPSIDRGALQSGDLVFFATNGGSQVSHAGIYVGEGRFVHAPSAGGTVRLDYLSNSYWNKAYLNAKRVLPPALARNP, encoded by the coding sequence ATGGCGATGAAGGCGCGCTTCGCTCTATTTTCCCTGCTGGCACTGCTCGGTGCCTGCTCAAGCCATGCCCCGACCCCGCCCAAGGTGGTCGAGCCAGCCGTCATGGCACCTCAAGTGTATTTCTCCCCCGTTGCCGAAGATGTGCTGTTCCGTGCCTTGGGCCTGGTCGGTACGCCGTATCAGTGGGGTGGCAACACACCCGACTCGGGTTTTGATTGCAGCGGCTTGATCGGTTACGTCTATCGTGACGCCGCCGGCGTTGCCTTGCCACGTACCACCCGCGAAATGATCGGTATCCGTGCGCCCAGCATCGATCGTGGTGCCTTGCAGTCGGGTGACCTGGTGTTCTTTGCTACCAACGGTGGCTCGCAGGTCAGTCATGCCGGCATCTATGTCGGTGAAGGCCGCTTTGTTCATGCCCCTTCGGCAGGCGGCACCGTGCGTCTGGACTACCTGTCCAACAGCTACTGGAACAAAGCCTACCTCAATGCCAAGCGCGTCCTGCCGCCTGCCCTGGCGCGTAATCCCTGA
- the cobD gene encoding threonine-phosphate decarboxylase CobD: MLEHGGRLQRAVQQYGIAREQWLDLSSGIAPWSFAIPDIPLCAWARLPETDDGLEQAAAAYYRVKQVLPVAGSQAAIQALPHLRARGTVGVLSPCYAEHAEGWRRAGHQVIELHGESVDDQLDRLDVLVVVNPNNPTGCRIDAERLLAWHARLAQHGGWLLVDEAFIDNTPAHSIGAQAERPGLIVLRSFGKFFGLAGVRLGFVLAEATLLQRLAELLGPWTVSGPTRILGQACLLDRAAHQQQIARCAAASQQLSALLSNAGFPPRGGCDLFQYLVTDEAEQLHEFMAKRGILLRLFSQPASLRFGLPATEADFQRLAHAFNDYRKEPS, translated from the coding sequence ATGCTTGAACACGGTGGACGCCTGCAACGTGCCGTGCAGCAATACGGCATCGCGCGCGAGCAATGGTTGGACCTGTCCAGCGGTATTGCCCCTTGGTCCTTCGCCATTCCTGACATTCCGCTTTGCGCCTGGGCGCGCCTGCCGGAAACCGACGATGGCCTGGAACAAGCCGCCGCCGCGTATTACCGGGTCAAACAGGTATTGCCGGTAGCCGGTTCCCAAGCCGCGATTCAGGCCTTGCCGCACCTGCGCGCGCGCGGCACGGTCGGCGTGCTTTCGCCCTGTTATGCCGAGCACGCCGAGGGTTGGCGGCGCGCCGGGCATCAAGTGATCGAGCTGCACGGCGAGTCTGTGGACGACCAGCTCGACCGCCTGGATGTGCTGGTGGTGGTCAACCCCAACAACCCTACCGGGTGCCGGATCGACGCTGAGCGATTGCTCGCCTGGCATGCCCGTTTGGCCCAGCATGGGGGGTGGTTGCTGGTCGATGAAGCGTTTATCGACAACACCCCTGCGCACAGCATTGGCGCCCAGGCAGAGCGCCCTGGGCTGATCGTGCTGCGCTCGTTTGGCAAGTTCTTCGGCCTGGCCGGCGTGCGTCTGGGCTTTGTCCTGGCTGAGGCAACGCTGTTGCAACGCCTGGCCGAGTTGCTGGGGCCCTGGACCGTCAGTGGCCCAACGCGGATTCTCGGCCAGGCCTGCCTGCTCGACCGGGCCGCGCATCAGCAGCAGATTGCGCGCTGTGCGGCGGCCAGCCAGCAGCTGTCCGCCTTGCTCAGCAATGCAGGCTTTCCCCCCAGAGGGGGCTGTGATCTGTTCCAGTACCTGGTCACCGATGAGGCTGAGCAGTTGCATGAATTCATGGCCAAGCGCGGCATTTTGCTGCGCCTGTTTAGCCAGCCGGCCAGCCTGCGCTTTGGCCTGCCAGCCACTGAGGCAGACTTTCAGCGTTTGGCCCACGCTTTCAACGACTACCGCAAGGAACCGTCATGA
- a CDS encoding O-methyltransferase has translation MTAQTLYLDDALYHYLQSVSIRETPLLARLRAETQVLPEARWQVAPEQGQLLALLVRLIGAQRVIEVGTFTGYSALCMAQAMEQGQLLCCDLEGSYNAIAWRYWHEAGVAQRIDLRLAPALQTLATLPAARYDLIFIDADKANYPHYLEEALRLLRTGGLVLFDNTLWSGRVLQEQPDSDDTRAIQALNLGLKDDPRVDLSMLPIGDGLTLCRKR, from the coding sequence ATGACGGCGCAAACGCTCTACCTCGACGATGCTCTCTACCACTACCTGCAGTCGGTGTCGATTCGCGAGACACCGTTGCTGGCCCGCTTGCGCGCCGAAACCCAGGTATTGCCCGAAGCGCGCTGGCAGGTGGCGCCGGAGCAGGGACAGTTGTTGGCGTTGTTGGTGCGATTGATTGGCGCCCAGCGAGTGATCGAAGTTGGCACATTCACTGGCTACAGCGCGCTGTGTATGGCCCAGGCCATGGAGCAGGGGCAATTGTTGTGCTGCGACCTTGAAGGTAGCTACAACGCCATTGCCTGGCGCTATTGGCACGAGGCGGGCGTGGCCCAGCGTATCGACCTGCGTTTGGCGCCTGCCTTGCAGACACTGGCGACGTTGCCGGCAGCGCGTTATGACCTGATCTTCATCGACGCCGACAAGGCCAACTACCCACACTACCTGGAAGAGGCCCTGCGCTTGCTGCGCACGGGAGGGCTGGTGCTGTTCGATAACACCCTGTGGAGCGGGCGGGTGCTTCAGGAGCAGCCGGACAGTGACGATACCCGAGCGATCCAGGCATTGAACCTGGGGCTCAAGGATGACCCACGGGTGGACCTGTCGATGTTGCCGATAGGGGATGGTTTGACCTTGTGTCGTAAGCGTTGA
- a CDS encoding C40 family peptidase — protein MLKRFAPLVPLALVTLLFGCAAHSPVSQQQAQQPVTAQVSTKSSLAATFEEELAAEEELKNFASSKPYQLPALADNILERGMSLIGTRYRFGGTSENTGFDCSGFIGYLFREEAGLNLPRSTREMINVKAPLVARNNLKPGDLLFFSTNGRGRVSHAGIYLGDDQFIHSSSRRSGGVRIDKLGDRYWSKTFIEAKRALAMAPTATTISRN, from the coding sequence ATGCTAAAGCGCTTCGCACCCCTCGTGCCCCTCGCACTCGTGACCCTGCTTTTTGGCTGCGCGGCTCATAGCCCTGTTTCGCAGCAGCAGGCTCAACAGCCGGTTACCGCTCAGGTTTCGACCAAGTCCTCCCTCGCTGCAACGTTTGAGGAAGAGCTGGCAGCCGAAGAAGAACTGAAGAATTTCGCCAGCAGCAAGCCTTACCAGCTGCCAGCCTTGGCTGACAACATTCTCGAACGTGGTATGTCGCTGATCGGTACCCGCTACCGTTTCGGTGGTACCTCCGAGAACACCGGCTTTGATTGCAGCGGCTTCATCGGCTACCTGTTCCGTGAAGAGGCTGGCCTGAACCTGCCGCGTTCCACTCGCGAAATGATCAACGTTAAAGCGCCGCTGGTTGCACGCAATAACCTCAAGCCAGGTGACTTGCTGTTTTTCAGCACCAATGGCCGCGGTCGCGTCAGCCACGCCGGGATCTACCTGGGGGATGACCAGTTCATCCACTCCAGCAGCCGCCGCAGTGGTGGTGTGCGCATCGACAAGCTCGGTGACCGCTACTGGAGCAAGACCTTTATCGAAGCTAAACGCGCATTGGCCATGGCACCTACCGCAACCACCATCTCGCGTAACTGA
- the hda gene encoding DnaA regulatory inactivator Hda — MKPIQLPLGVRLRDDATFINYYPGANAAALGYVERLCEADAGWTESLIYLWGKQGVGRTHLLQAACLRFEQLGEPAVYLPLAQLLDRGVELLDNLEQYELVCLDDLHVIAGKPEWEEAMFHLFNRLRDSGRRLLLAASSSPRELPIKLADLKSRLTLALIFQMRALSDEDKLRALQLRASRRGLHLTDEVGHFILTRGTRSMSALFDLLERLDQASLQAQRKLTIPFLKETLGW; from the coding sequence ATGAAACCGATCCAGTTGCCCTTGGGTGTGCGTCTGCGTGACGACGCCACCTTCATCAACTACTACCCGGGTGCCAACGCCGCCGCATTGGGCTACGTCGAGCGACTCTGCGAAGCCGACGCCGGCTGGACCGAAAGCTTGATCTACCTTTGGGGCAAGCAGGGCGTCGGGCGTACTCATTTGCTGCAAGCGGCCTGCCTGCGTTTCGAGCAGTTGGGCGAACCTGCTGTCTACCTGCCGTTGGCGCAACTGCTCGATCGTGGTGTCGAACTGCTGGATAACCTGGAGCAGTACGAACTGGTGTGCCTGGACGACCTGCATGTCATTGCTGGCAAGCCGGAGTGGGAAGAGGCCATGTTCCACCTATTCAACCGCCTGCGTGACAGCGGTCGACGCTTGTTGCTGGCGGCTTCCAGTTCGCCGCGGGAACTGCCGATCAAACTGGCTGACCTCAAATCGCGCCTGACCCTGGCGCTGATTTTCCAGATGCGCGCACTGTCGGATGAAGACAAGCTGCGTGCCCTGCAGCTGCGTGCCTCGCGCCGTGGCCTGCACCTGACCGACGAGGTCGGGCATTTCATTCTCACCCGTGGCACGCGCAGCATGAGTGCCTTGTTCGACTTGCTCGAACGCCTCGATCAGGCCTCTTTGCAGGCTCAGCGCAAGCTGACCATCCCGTTTTTGAAAGAAACTTTGGGCTGGTAA